One Myotis daubentonii chromosome 17, mMyoDau2.1, whole genome shotgun sequence genomic window, CAGAAGGAGCATTTATTAGACATTAGCTGATTGGGGGTTACAAATGAAAAACCCAACTTATGAAATCACAGttatgatgaaaatagaattttGCAAAGAGTATTAAGGTGATTGAAATAGGCAGGACCATCATGAACAGGCAAGTCTGGGATGGTGGAGTCAGAAGTTTGGACTCCCCAGAGTTGAAAGAACAAGTTAAGGGGGAGGGGCGGATGGTCCCAGTCAGAGCAGAAGGAGGGCTTCTTACTAGGAAACCTGCCTGGTCGGCATCAGTGGCTGTCTCATCACCAGCTCAAACTTCTCATGGCCAAAGCAGAATCAtaaatcacccccccccccaaatccttGTCATTTTACATGGCAGGCTTGACATATCCTATGGCCTTCAGTTAGAGCTTCCCTCGCCCCTCCTAGCAAAAGGAGGCTGTACTTTATGTTCAGACTGTTCTCAGATTACCTTGCCTCTGAAGCTCTCACTGGTCTCTCAGTCCATTGTCCCCGCCACCCACAAAGGACTTCTCCTTCACAATTTAAACCCTCTGCCAACAAACGTggggtttttattgttgttgttgtttttaatgttgttttttcattgatttgagagagagagacagagacagagagaaacattgatgtgagagtgaaacattgactggttgcctcctgcacttgcactacaggggatcgagtccacaacccgcgcatgtgccctggttgggaatcgaaccagcaacttctCGGTGCATGGagcgatgcccaatcaactgagccacaccagccagggcaacatacatttttaaaatgcatatttccCTGTAGCTGTTTATAAGTTTACTTCTCCCAATAGACCATGACCTAtttgaaagtaaaaacaaaattctaTATACTAGGCCCTTGGTACATAGTAAGAGCTTAACAATTatgtgctaaaaaaaataaatagagatgCAAAATAGAGATTCAGAATGATGGCCTTGCATAGACTTGTTGGAGAACGTAAAATAAGACTTGGTTCAGAACTGGCATCGCCAGAGGAGAAGGCATTAGAGATGATCTCTCCCCTGACCTTTACTACTTAAGTATAAGCTTGAAGTAAGGTCTTTTGGGGAGGGCTGGAAGCTGACTCTAATCCCAGGAAGAGTGACAGGGAAAGATGTGCTTCATGAATTGTGACTTCAAGAGGCATTTTGGGTTGAAGGtaatggggttggggtggggtagAGAGGCCATGCCTTCATCTTAGAATTTTTTATCCTGAGATAGAGAGGTCTAGTCAAGAAATGGGGTATTGAGAGTAATGTCTGTCCTCTAGATAAGAGAGAGGTAAAGGGTGCATCCATTGTCCAGTCTGCTAAACAAACTAGAATGTGGGCTGAAATTCTACTCGGGGTAAAAGAATTTGCATGTGGCAGGTACTCTCCATCGCCTCTCTCAGGACCAGAGGGCGAGACTCAAATGGCTACAGGGTGATAACTGAGTGACACTGGCATGTGTGACAGATTAGACGTAGTGTGAAGTGAGGACAATAGGAGGCACTTCCTGTAtcaaggacccccctccccccaaactgcTACCCACAACCACTGCTCAGCTTCCGATGACAATTTCTATGCAGGAATATGGGCCCATGGTTGCCAGATCTCTCTTATTTTGATGAGAGGCAGAAATCCAGATATAGAATACAATTTCTCAATTTCAAAAGGTAGACAATGaccaatttattttaaattacactaAATTACACTTGAGCTTGCATTGTACAGGCCAAACAATACACACCTGAAAGCTGAATCTGGATTCTGAGTTATTAGTTCGTAATACACATGCTttgaaaggagaaagagatactCCAAGGgcccttattcattcattcattcattcattcattcattcattcagaggGTGGAATTTACTCAACATGATCCAGAGCTTCCCCTTCATCTTGTTACCTGGCTTTGACCATGGCTTTGATACCCCCCATGGTCTTGTCTGCTCAAAATCTACCCTTCCATTAACATCTTCCAGGAGGAAGATCATCTAAACATCTTAAAAACAGAGTATCAGCCCATTCACTGTACAGGGAATTCAGTTAAGGGCTGTTTTTCTTACtcagttaataaaataaaagtggacAAGCATTAACATTTGGTGTACTCAGTTGGAGCCCGGAGAAGGGAGATATCTTACCCGAGCTTCcataaaaaagtataaagattTGCCCACAGGCTatgttagagaaataaaaatcaaagtgaaGTGCACTTttcttaagataaaaaaaaagatgggtcTATAAAGTTTCATTTCAAATATGTGGCACCGAATGGCACTGGCCTAGATTTCCACTGGGCAAGTTTTCACCTACAAATACATTGACAGAAAACATTGCTGGGTGGTACATGGGGATGGTAGGCCAGAGGGTGGGTGAAGACGGGAGAGGCACCCAGAGGAATCAGAGAAATTCTCAGAGCAATTAGAGAAATTTTATTAAGTGACGCAGAGGcagaattgaaaaaaacaaacttagTTGATCAAATGCAAGTTTAAGTGGATGTTATCAGCtcaaacagtttttttttaatacagcaaTATTTGTAAGCCCCAGAAGATGGAAGCTGAAatggttttaaataaattttaactcATTTTGCATTCACATAGTAGGAGAGGAAGGAGACAATTTTACTGGTTTACAGGAGAAACAGTCTAAGGGTTTCTGTAGTAGAGAAAGAAGTTGGTTTCAGCTCAGACAGATTTTTTTAAGCTTCAAGGGTTGTGTCTGGGCTAAGACAGGTGTGCTATTCCTAAAGTCCTACCAAACAGGGAGTGTCAAGATATTTCAGGGCTGCTCCTGAAGGGCCCATAGAACTCAGACCATAAGCAACTATAAAGACCGCCTGCTTCTGGAACCCTTGCTTGTGAAAAGCCTTCCAGATTGAGGAGTGTAACATTAGCACAGTTCAAAGTAAATTCTTCAAGGGGAGATTAAGAATCAGTGAGGACTGATTAgcatctgtgagtgtgtgtgtgtgtgtgtgtgtgtgtgagagagagagagagagagagagagagagagagagagagagagagatctcattAGGGGGCGATCTGTGATTTGCCAGCCtcgctgctcctgctgctgctgcctggctGCGGCTGCATGGTCCGTCAGCACTTGAACAGGGCTGCGAGGCTCAGAGGAACTGCAGTTCTGAAGACTGGGCACTGCTAAGTGGGCTCCCAGTCAAACAAAGTGGATGAGAATTCCTGCAGGTTTAGAAACTTGGACTTCTTACTGCTTCATTCACCCAGAGAAGCAGGCAGCGCTACAGGAGAAAAGGTAAGAGAAGAGACTGCTCTTTCCTGGGTGGGTAGGGCAGGGGGCTCAAAGGAGATGGAGACTCAAAGGCTTGCTTTTTGCCTAGCAAAGGGATCTCACCCGCTGAGAGCTAAGGAGGCAGATGCTGATTTCCTACCGGGCTTGATCACTGAGCCCCTTGGCTCCCTCcaccccatctctcccccctcgTACCTTTTTTTATTTACACTTTCCCAAGCATCTGAGAGGTTTCTTGGTATCTATTTTTCAGTTAGCAGATATTGTTTAGTTTTTCCCTCTGAGCACTTTTTTAAAACAGGGAGCTTTTTCTGTGTCTCATTTCTTAAGCATTTTTCTCCATGAAACGGGTCCCTCTTACTATAAGCTGTTCGAAACAGTTTCTCCATCCTACACTAGAGCTGCACTAAAAGGAGTTTTCAGAAGTATGCAGGAGCCCCATTCTGGCAGGAAAAGGGGAGGTGAAAGGAGAGGAGGTGAGGGTTTCTGGGCAATCCCTGGATTTGAGTGAGGCTGTGAATGAATGTGGACTATTGCTCTTCACAGGGGAAGGGAAACACTGTGATCAAGGCAGGACGCTGGGAAGAGAATGTTTTGAGAAGTGTCTCAGAGAAACCTCAAGCCACTGAAGATGGAGAACGAGACAGTCAGCGAACTCAACCAGACACAGCTCCAGCCACGAGCCGTGGTGCCCCTAGAATACCAAGTGGTCACCATCTTACTTGTGCTCATCATTTGTGGCCTGGGCATTGTGGGGAACAGCATGGTAGTCCTCGTGGTCATGAGAACCAAGCACATGAGGACCCCCACAAACTGCTACCTGGTGAGTCTGGCAGTGGCCGATCTCATGGTCCTGGTGGCCGCGGGCCTACCCAACATCACAGACAGTGTCTACGGTTCCTGGGTCTACGGCTATGTTGGCTGCCTCTGCATTACTTACCTCCAGTACTTGGGCATCAATGCTTCGTCCTGTTCAATCACAGCCTTCACCATCGAGAGGTACATAGCGATCTGTCACCCCATCAAAGCCCAGTTTCTCTGCACATTTTCCAGAGCCAAAAAGATCATCATCTTCGTCTGGGCTTTCACGTCCATTTACTGTATGCTCTGGTTCTTCTTGCTGGATCTCAATATTAACACCTACAAAGATGCTATCGTGGTGTCCTGTGGCTACAAGATCTCCAGAAATTACTACTCACCTATTTACCTAATGGACTTTGCTGTCTTTTACTGTGTGCCCATGATCCTGGCCACTGTCCTCTATGGATTTATAGCTAGGATCCTCTTTTTAAATCCCATTCCTTCAGATCCTAAAGAAAACTCTAAGACGTGTAAAAACGGCTCAACTCCTCAGAACAAGAATTTGAATTCGAAGACCTCTAATAGGTGTTTCAACAGCACAATATCTTCAAGAAGACAGGTAAGCAAACCTGAAAATCCAGGTCCACGGAGGAAATGTGGGCTAGAGTTCCTTGTGAGATGGGATCAACTTTGCCCTCCTTAGCTGATGCCTAAACCAAAATACAATCATGCAAACATTTCACAGTGTAAGCTTCTGCTTTACATAATAAATCCATCTCTAAAGCAACTGAAGATCTAAAAATAGATGGGGAGATGTTGATAGCACATCAGCGGGTACCAGTTTAGGTGTTATTAAAGTATAAGGAACTATAAACAGAAGCCCTAGAAATCCACCTTTAAAATGTTTGTGCCTCTCTGGGAAATGGTATCAAAATATTTATACCCTTTCTGGCTTCTGTAGGGGGCAGCTGGATATCTTTTAAGAATTCTATTGCACTGCAAAGATTTGATAAGATAGCTTGAGAAAAGGTGAGATAAAGCAATAATGAAACTTTTCCTACCCTTCTATAGTTGCCCACGACTGAGACACAGGACTGAGGGGGTTCCAGGACCTGCCTTAGTCTCAGTGGGAAAGATTTTATCACCCTCTGCCCCTGCCGGGCCCCCACAAGTGTGTCAGCCTGCAGAAGCTGAGAATGCACTTTGCTCAATGttctgatacacacacacacacacacacacacacacacacacaagattgcattttaaaaaatgtatgtttttcctACTAAAGCATAACTCAAAAGCCCCTTATGCTTTCAGATCATCTGAATCCCCAGGTGGCTACAGCTGGATAGTAGTTTCACTAGTGAATGAAGTACAACTTCAGTTACAGTAGATATGGTTtctaagaaaatataggaaaaatacatttatatcaGGTACATATTTATCTATATTTACACAATTGTTCTAAGTTACTTATGAAGTCAGCTTTAagttcctccctttcttttttaaacagaataaacacatggtaaacatttatgctcacagctgaaaaagaaatgaaatcaacaACACTGGCTCTTtcaaatagtgtgtgtgtgtgtagaatatAATTCTTCCTGTGTACATAGATAGAAACTGAGTGTACCTTGAAAGTATGCATATGGATCATCTATTTTAACTCTAGATTAACTGATATATGAAGAATTATAATTGGAAATGTGGGCACAAGTGCAACAAGCTACTAATAAATATCTGTGTTTTAGGTACACATGAAATCAATAATGAACTGTAActgaaaagaaatatttacagCGTTTTAAATGATACTGTGGTACTTGATTTATATAACTTCAATTATTGAAGATACTTAGATTATAGAAAGAGAAGACCTGGACAACTATTAGATTCCTATTGCTTTGGGTCTAGCAGTACTACCTAATACAAGGCATATTTGGCCATCTAGTACCCAAAACTTGATTAAGGGAAATTCAGAGAGAACCGCTGACCATCTGCCAagacaaacattaaaaaatacaataagatAGTAAAGCATATGTACATCTCAATTAGAGACCAATCGTGGGCTAATGTCTGCAGCAAAGAAGGTCAGTGAGTAAATTTATTCCTTAGACTCCAATTGATATTCTTGTTATAAGATCTGAAATATTGCTTGTCTGGTCTaatatttccttcctttcaaTTACAGTCATTAGTATTGAACAGCATTAAATTGTTAATTCTGTTACATATGCACACTCTTATTTCAAAGCTGTTACAGATAGGCTGTCTTTACAGAGGCTGTGTGgcagaaggaaaagggaaaattttGGCTCTAAACAATCCTGAGCTTAAATGCCAGGGTTCCAATCAAGTTGTGTGATCTTGGAGAAGCagaactctctgagcctcagttttctcatttataaaatgagggcaAACAGCAACATCCAGGATTGTCTATCTTATGAAAGACACCTAAAATGGCATGATAATTAACATCTGGGTGTTAATTAACCTCCTTCATAATTTTCTAGCATGCTGACAGCTATTAAGAAAAgacagccagtcagagaaagacaaatattacatgatatttgtctttctctgactggctgtcTTTTCTTAATAGCtgtcacttacatgtggaatctaaagaacaaaatgagctgacaaacaaaataggaccagagccATGGATAAatgaacagactgacagttctTAGAGGGGATGAGGTGGGGAGgacgggaagagatcaaccaaagaatttatatgcatacatgaaTAGTCCATGCacatagacaataatgtggtgaaggcctggggtgggggtgaggtggaggcagggtgcaggggggcaaaagggggaaatctgtaa contains:
- the TRHR gene encoding thyrotropin-releasing hormone receptor — protein: MENETVSELNQTQLQPRAVVPLEYQVVTILLVLIICGLGIVGNSMVVLVVMRTKHMRTPTNCYLVSLAVADLMVLVAAGLPNITDSVYGSWVYGYVGCLCITYLQYLGINASSCSITAFTIERYIAICHPIKAQFLCTFSRAKKIIIFVWAFTSIYCMLWFFLLDLNINTYKDAIVVSCGYKISRNYYSPIYLMDFAVFYCVPMILATVLYGFIARILFLNPIPSDPKENSKTCKNGSTPQNKNLNSKTSNRCFNSTISSRRQVTKMLAVVVILFALLWMPYRTLVVVNSFLSSPFQENWFLLFCRICIYLNSAINPVIYNLMSQKFRAAFRKLCNCKQKPMEKPASYSVALNYSVIKESDHFSTEHDEVTVTDTYLSATKVTFDDTCLASEIPLSQS